One Primulina huaijiensis isolate GDHJ02 chromosome 8, ASM1229523v2, whole genome shotgun sequence genomic region harbors:
- the LOC140982738 gene encoding ABC transporter B family member 2-like, translated as MTAFAGGLYAYVATGLIASARKSYVKAGETAEEAIGNVRTVQAFVGEDKAVKSYSMSLLNTYKYGKKAGLAKGLGLGTLQCVLFLSWSLLVWFTSMVVHKNIANGGESFTTMINVVIAGLSLGQAAPNVTSFIRAKTAAYSIFQMIERNTMSKSSSKNGRKLHNVEGHIQFKNVTFSYPSRPDVLIFDKLCLDFPSGKIVALVGGSGSGKSTVISLIERFYEPLQGNILLDGNDIRELDLKWLRQQIGLVNQEPALFATTIRDNIQYGKNDATIEEITSAAKLADAIEFINNLPDRFETQVGERGIQLSGGQKQRIALARATVKNPSILLLDEATSALDADSEKSVQEALDHVMVGRTTVVVAHRLSTIRNADIIAVVQDGAIVETGSHEDLISRPDSAYSSLVQLHETASLLRLPSVRDSTGRPLRHSSGANIRLSRESFQKTARSLSSSFHSEKSVSKYGGDENARVTSISLRRLYSMARPDWVYGILGTIGAFIVGAQMPLFAIGVTQALVAYYMDWDATRHEIKKISLLFCGGGVLTLIVHGLTYFCFGIMGERLTLRLRKKMFKAMLRNEMGWFDDVNNTSTMLASQLESEASLLRTLVVDRSTILLQNVGLVVTSFIIAFILNWRLTLVIIAMYPLVISGHISERIFMNGFGGDLSKAYLKANMLAGEAVSNIRTVAAFCSDEKVLDLYQRELVEPSRHSFRRGQAAGIFYGVSQFFIFSSYGLALWYGSILMEKELSSFKSVMKTFMIMIITALSMGETLAMAPDILKGNQRLASIFEVLDRKTKIVNDVGEEVYAVDGTIDLQNVEFSYPSRPNVLIFKDFNLTVHAGKSMALVGQSGSGKSSVIALILRFYDPTSGKILIDGKDIKTLKLKSLRKHIGLVQQEPALFATSIYENILYGKEGASEDEVIESAKLANAHNFISALPEGYSTRVGERGVQLSGGQKQRVAIARAILKEPSILLLDEATSALDVESERVVQHALDRLMKNQTTVVVAHRLSTIKNADLICVLQDGKIIEQGTHSGLMESQHGAYFKLINLQQQH; from the exons ATGACTGCATTTGCTGGCGGACTCTATGCTTATGTTGCAACTGGCCTTATTGCAAGCGCCCGAAAATCATATGTCAAAGCTGGAGAAACTGCTGAAGAG GCAATTGGTAATGTCCGAACAGTTCAAGCATTTGTGGGTGAAGATAAAGCCGTTAAATCATACTCAATGTCTCTATTGAACACTTACAAATATGGGAAGAAAGCAGGGCTGGCCAAGGGACTTGGACTCGGGACTTTGCAATGCGTCCTATTCCTATCGTGGTCGCTCCTCGTTTGGTTCACTAGCATGGTAGTTCATAAAAATATCGCCAATGGAGGAGAGTCTTTCACCACGATGATCAATGTTGTTATAGCTGGCTT ATCACTTGGGCAAGCGGCACCTAATGTTACATCGTTTATTCGGGCCAAGACGGCAGCATATTCTATTTTCCAGATGATTGAGAGAAACACAATGAGTAAAAGCAGCTCCAAGAATGGAAGGAAACTGCACAACGTAGAAGGCCACATCCAATTCAAGAATGTCACATTCAGCTATCCATCCAGGCCAGATGTGCTGATTTTCGACAAGCTCTGTTTGGATTTTCCATCAGGAAAGATTGTAGCCCTGGTGGGAGGAAGCGGATCGGGTAAAAGCACCGTCATATCTCTGATAGAACGCTTCTATGAGCCCCTACAAGGAAACATACTATTAGATGGAAACGATATTAGGGAGTTGGATTTAAAGTGGTTAAGGCAGCAGATTGGTTTGGTAAATCAAGAACCGGCTCTTTTTGCCACAACGATAAGAGACAATATTCAATACGGGAAAAACGATGCTACCATTGAAGAGATCACTAGTGCAGCAAAGCTTGCAGATGCCATTGAGTTCATCAACAACCTTCCTGATAGATTTGAAACACAG GTCGGCGAACGAGGAATACAACTATCCGGTGGACAGAAACAAAGAATTGCACTAGCACGTGCCACAGTAAAAAATCCGTCAATCTTGTTGTTGGATGAAGCTACCAGCGCACTCGATGCTGATTCAGAAAAGAGCGTGCAGGAGGCTCTTGATCATGTGATGGTCGGAAGGACGACAGTCGTGGTGGCACATCGTCTGTCGACAATTAGAAATGCTGATATTATAGCTGTCGTACAAGACGGTGCTATAGTAGAAACTGGAAGCCATGAAGACCTCATCTCAAGACCAGATAGTGCTTACTCTTCACTCGTTCAACTTCATGAAACCGCTTCATTACTTCGCCTTCCTTCAGTCCGCGATTCGACAGGAAGACCTCTCAG GCACTCAAGCGGTGCAAACATCAGATTGTCGCGGGAATCATTCCAAAAGACAGCAAGAAGTCTAAGTTCAAGTTTTCATTCCGAGAAGTCTGTAAGCAAATATGGTGGTGACGAGAATGCCAGAGTGACAAGTATTTCTTTAAGAAGGTTATATTCCATGGCTCGCCCTGATTGGGTTTATGGGATACTTGGGACAATAGGTGCGTTCATAGTCGGTGCACAGATGCCACTTTTTGCTATCGGAGTCACTCAAGCTCTAGTAGCTTATTACATGGACTGGGACGCAACAcgtcatgaaatcaagaaaatctcATTGCTCTTCTGTGGAGGTGGTGTATTAACCCTCATTGTTCACGGCCTTACGTATTTCTGTTTCGGGATCATGGGAGAACGCCTTACTCTTCGCCTtagaaaaaaaatgttcaaGG CTATGTTGAGAAATGAGATGGGATGGTTCGATGATGTGAACAACACGAGCACGATGCTTGCATCCCAACTAGAAAGTGAGGCTAGTTTGTTGCGAACGTTAGTGGTTGATCGATCCACCATTCTTTTACAGAATGTCGGTTTAGTTGTGACTTCATTCATCATCGCCTTCATCTTGAACTGGAGACTCACACTCGTAATCATAGCTATGTATCCTCTTGTTATCAGCGGTCATATTAGCGAG AGAATTTTCATGAACGGCTTCGGCGGTGACTTGAGCAAAGCGTATCTCAAAGCAAACATGCTTGCTGGTGAAGCTGTGAGTAACATACGAACAGTTGCAGCATTTTGCTCCGACGAGAAGGTTCTAGATCTTTACCAGAGAGAGCTTGTTGAACCATCTCGACATTCATTCCGCCGGGGTCAGGCTGCTGGGATATTTTATGGTGTTTCTCAATTTTTCATCTTCTCGTCCTATGGTCTTGCCTTGTG GTATGGTTCTATCCTCATGGAGAAGGAGCTTTCAAGCTTTAAATCGGTCATGAAGACATTCATGATAATGATCATAACCGCCTTGTCGATGGGCGAGACGCTAGCTATGGCACCGGATATCTTAAAAGGAAACCAAAGGTTGGCATCAATATTTGAAGTACTGGATCGAAAGACGAAGATTGTAAATGATGTTGGAGAAGAGGTTTATGCGGTGGATGGTACAATTGATCTTCAGAACGTCGAGTTTAGCTATCCCTCAAGACCAAATGTTCTAATCTTCAAGGACTTTAACCTAACGGTGCATGCTGGAAAAAGCATGGCACTTGTAGGCCAAAGTGGTTCAGGGAAAAGTTCTGTGATCGCACTCATTCTAAGGTTCTATGATCCCACGTCAGGAAAAATCTTGATTGATG GGAAAGACATCAAGACACTAAAACTCAAGTCATTGAGGAAACACATCGGCTTGGTGCAACAAGAACCGGCCCTCTTCGCCACGTCCATCTACGAGAACATTCTTTACGGAAAAGAGGGAGCTTCAGAGGATGAGGTGATCGAGTCAGCAAAACTTGCAAACGCCCATAACTTCATCAGTGCACTTCCCGAGGGATACTCGACTAGAGTTGGCGAACGAGGAGTTCAACTCTCGGGTGGCCAGAAACAAAGAGTAGCCATTGCAAGAGCTATTTTGAAGGAGCCTTCAATCTTGCTCTTGGATGAAGCTACTAGTGCCCTTGATGTTGAATCGGAACGTGTGGTTCAACATGCTTTGGATAGATTGATGAAGAACCAGACTACAGTTGTTGTGGCACATAGATTGTCGACCATTAAGAATGCTGATCTAATATGTGTGTTGCAAGATGGCAAGATTATAGAGCAAGGGACGCATTCTGGCCTTATGGAGAGTCAACATGgagcttattttaaattgattaatTTACAGCAACAACATTAA